Sequence from the Bremerella volcania genome:
TTCAGGCTCTCGGCCAGCGGAGCGCTCTCTTCGGTCGGGATACGGCCGGCGCGGCGATCGGTGATCTTGCCGTCGGCATCGATCGTGCAGAAGTTACAGCGAACAGCGACGTCCCCTTCCTGAAGTGGAAGACCGATACCGGTCGCTTCCAAGGCTCCGCGCCCGATCAGGAATTTCAGTGGATCGTAGCCAAACAGCCCCAAGTGCCCCGGGCCGCTCCCTGGGCTGATGCCTGGCTTTACGGGGATGCTTCCCCCTTGCACGCTCTTGGCCGCCAAGGCATCCAGGTTAGGTGTCTTGGCGGCTTCCAGTTCGGTCTTGCCGCCTGGTTCGTGCGGCAGCCCACCCAGGCCGTCGCCGACAAACATGACGATCTTCGTATTGTTCTTGGTCTTCAGGCTGCGCACCAGGTCGATTTGGTCCATGGCGTTGCTCTCTTTACGATCTAACAAGTGGATGGGTGGGTAATTTGCATCAGGGGCACAGCGCTTAATTATCGGGTTTTTCGGCCTTCTCACAACCATGCCTGATTGGCAGGGAAAACACCCTAAACCTTCATCTAGGCGGTACTTGGCAGTGATCGCCGACGTCCGCTATGGTGGTGGATGTGAATTGACGAAGATGATCACCGGCGAGACACCACTCTGCCTCAACTATCCCAGGGAGAAACCTTCCATGGCGCTCAAGCTCATTTGGCACGGACACGGCACCTGGTCGCTTCATACCGCAGACCACAAAATCTTGATTGACCCGTTCTTCTCCGGCAATCCAGCAGCTGATATCGCGGCCGATGCGGTCGAGGCCGATACCATCTTGCTGACGCATGGTCACGGCGATCACGTAGGCGCGAAGGGGGACGGTACGTACGACATTGTCGATATCGCCAAGCGAACCCAAGCGCAAGTTGTCGCCATCTACGAAACGGCCAATTGGCTGTCGGCCCATGGTATCGAACAAGTCACCGGCATGAACCTGGGGGGAACGCTCAAGTTGCCGTTTGGCTCGGTCCAAATGACGTTGGCCCTGCACAGCAACAGCCTTCCTGATGGTACCTACGGCGGCATGCCGGCAGGGTTTGTTGTCGAGGCCGCAGGCCGCAAGATTTACTTCGCTGGCGATACGGCCTTGTTCAGCGACATGAAGTTGATCGGCGACCTGGTTCTCGATGCTGCCGTGCTGCCTATCGGTGATCTCTACACGATGGGGATCGAGGATTCGATTCGCGCGGTGAAATTGCTGCAGCCGAAGCAAGTCGTTCCTGGGCATTACAACACGTGGCCGCCGATCGAGCAGGATGCGACGTTCTGGGCCAGCAAAGTTCGCCACGAAACCAACGCAACGCCCCACGTACTCGAACCGGGGCAGACGTTAGAGATCAATTAAGGAATGATGCCCCAAGGCCATCCGACGCCCTTTCAGGGCTTAGGATTCAATCGCTAGGCGGCCTTAGCATTCTGATCGATACTCTTCCCTTCCAGATGCGACAGGATATAGTCCGCACCTCGGTTGGAAGCCCCTTGGCCGACGACACGTTGCTTCAAAATACGCAGTTGCTCGACCGTCTTGCGCGTCGAGCCTGGCTCTTTCAGCCAGGCCGCGATGCGGCGGGCCATGTCGTCGCTGCGATTGCGGTAAGTCAGGTACTCAGGGAAGACCACTTCGTCGGCACCCTGGGCATCGGGATCGTAAGTGAAGTAGCCGTTCTCGTAGAACAATTCGTTCTTGGAGAGTAGGTTCACCAGCGTGATGTACTTCACCTTGCGGAAGTGACTTTGCACCCAGTGGGCAAACGGGCTGATCTTGTAGTGCACCACCGAAGGTTTTTCGTGGTACAAGAGTTCCAGCGAAACCGAGCCACTGCAAGCCAGGCAGCAGGTCGCGCTGTGAATCAGTTCCGGCGTCAGGTCGACGTGCACTTCGGCTTCCACGCCGGATGCCAACACGTGCTCGAAGGCGAGCGCTGCGTGTTTGTCGTTGAATGCGGCAATCGCAAAGCGAACATTGGAGACTTCCGCTTTGATCTTTTTCGCCGTTTCCAAAAAGACCGGCAGATTCGAGCTGACTTCCTGGCTTCGCGAGCCGGGAAGCAGCGTGACCAGCGGCGTGCTGTTCTCGTTTTGCTGGCGGACGAAGTCGGTGTCGAGCACCTGGTTTTCCAGTTCGTCGAAGTAAGGATGTCCGACGTACGTGGCGTTGCAGTCGCGCTCTTGATACCAGTCTTCCTCAAACGGAAGCTTGCACAGCGCGTGATCGACCAGCCGCCGCATCTTGCTAACACGCCACTCGGCCCAGGCCCACAGCTGAGGCGTCCCGTAATAAAAGACCGGGATGCCGTGCGCTTTGGCGCGTCCGGCGATCCACCAGTTGAAGCCCGGGTAGTCGATCAGGACGACTGCATCCGGTTTGTGTTCGCGAAAGTATCGATTGGCCCGCAGCATGAGGCCAATGAAGTTGTGTAGATTGAGGATTGCGCGCAGGAACCACATGATGGCCCAACGCGTCAGGTCCTCGTGAAGTTGGCAACCGGCTTCGGCCATCTTAGGCCCGCCGTAGCCAACGCATTTGATGTCTGGTCGGCGCGACTTGAGGGCACGAATTAAATTCGCACCATGCAGGTCGCCGCTCGGTTCGCCGACGCTGAAAAAAATCTCCATCGGTTCCGTCAACCTTTTTAGCCCGCCTTGCGTCTTGATTCGTCTTCGAAGAACGCGACTCGCAGATTCGGATGGATATCTGCAGGCCCGTTTGCTTCGCTGAAATCGACTTGGGTCCAACGCTGCTGTAACCAGCGGTGCCCGGCCCAATCTTTCCAGGACCAACAATCGGGAAGTGGGGAGGAGTCTGTCGGCTGGCCACCGATCGTATGAGACGGACAAACAGCGACTCGGTACCCTTGCATGCCAACCAACAAGGGTAAGCCGCGGCTAAGCCCTTGAATCTGTGGCAAGCGAACCAAGGCTTCACGGCGTGCTCCCCACACCAGCCGCGAAACGTCCCATCGTGTGTTACCTCCCATGCGCCGCGATAGCCAACCGGGTACGATTCGCAACCCTGGCACATGTTCTTTGCTTGCCGAAACAAGCACTAAATCCTGCTGGATCAACTGCTGCAACAATCCGTGAAGCACGCCACGCGGAATGCTGGTCTCGGCCGGCAAGTGGACGATCAGTTCTCCTTCGGCTACCTGAGTCCCGCAAAACAGGGCCGAAGAATATGTCCGAGGCCGATGGATCTCTACGCGTCTGATGCCCTCCCGCTGGTCAAATACCTTTGGGGTGTCCTGGCTATCGGCCGAGAGAGATAGCAGAATCACTTCGCTGGTCAGGTCACTTGCGCGCAAAACGTCCACCATCGTTTCCACCTGCTGACGGATCGATTCGTTCCAATCGGCGTAGGGAATGAACAGGGACAATTCGCGCATACAAGGGCTCACTACGAAGCGAATCCAGGGAAATAATCGGGCGAGAGTATGTCAAAACGAGCCAATCGCCGACAGGTCAGTTTCCAAAGAGGTGTCGACACTGCTAGCATCTGCCCCAAGCAGTCGCCGTAACTCCCCAAGAAACACATACTTCAAGCCGTCTGGGAAAGATTTCTATCGGTGATATCATCGAGAGGTGACGATAGTAAAACAGAGCGAGCACTCTTGTTGAAAATCCATCTGACAGCTCGCTATGGGGCCCATTGATGAACGCTTTATCGCTGATTGCACAGAACGCCGGCTTCCTGCCTACCCGCGGCTCGATCATGATCGACTTCGTCGCTGCGGCGATGTTCGGCATCATTTTGGTGCTGGCTGTCAGTATCTACCTGGTGCGGTATCGCCGTATGTATCAGGTGCACAAATGGATTCAGATTATCACCGGCGTGGTGCTGCTCGTCGCGGTGACGGCCTTTGAAGTGGACGTTCGGTTCTTTACCGACTGGGAAGCACTGGCCCAGCCCTCGAGCTTCAGCTCTGGCACGGTCCACGGACTACTGTATTTTCACCTGCTGTTTGCCATCCCAACGCCCCTTCTGTGGATCTATGTCATCTGGCACGGCATAACGAAGTTCCCTAACCCGGCCCAGCCCAGCCCGTACAGCCAAACGCATATCTTCTGGGCGCGACTGGCCGCGATCGGCATGCTGCTGACGGCGATCACCGGTTGGGTGTTTTACTATGCGGCGTTCGTGGCTTAAGTCGATGGAAAAGACCACTTCGCCTCGCGTCCTCGGAAACGTTGGCTGTGAGGCGTTCCCCGGTTTAGAATAAGGCTCTCGCCACTGATAGGACATTTCCTTCCTAGAGAGCCTTTCGATGAAAACCCCACTCTTCGCGATCCTGTTCACGATTCTGGCCAGCCCGCTCCTCGCTGCCGACCGTCCCAATATTCTGCTCTTCACCGCCGACGATTTGCACGCCGAGTCGCTTGGTGTTTACGGTGGCAAGCCTGAAGGTCTCACGCCGAATCTTGATGCTTTTGCAGCTCAGAGCATGAAATTCAACCGGGCTCATGTGAACGCCGCGATCTGTGCCCCGTGCCGAGCGATCATCGCGACGGGACGATACAGCCATCGCTCTGGGGCGATGGGCTTCATGCCGGCTCGCGAAGACGTGCCGGACATCGTCACCACGCTTCAGGCGGCAGGGTATCATGCAGGCATCCTCGGCAAGGTAGGGCACTCGACGCCGAAGAAGTCGATGAAGTGGGATTACGCGTTTGACCAGCAAGACCTGGGCAATGGCCGCAATCCGCAGATTTACTACGAGCGCGCGAAGACCTTTCTGAAAGAATGTCAGGACGCCGGCAAGCCGTTCTACTTCATGGTGAACTCACACGATCCGCATCGTCCGTATTGCAATCCCGAGAAACTTACCAAGGGGGCCGCGATGCCGTCGAAGGTCTACACGGCGGAAGACGTCGACGTCCCAGGCTTTCTGCCTGACCTGCCCGGCGTGCGCGCGGAATTGGCGACCTACATGAACTCGACGCGCCGCCTTGACGATACGTTCGGCAAAGTGATGCAGGCCCTCGAAGAGTCAGGCCAGGCCGACAATACGTTGGTGCTGTTCATCACCGACAACGGCATTGCCGTTCCTTTCGCCAAGTGCAATGCCTGGTTCCACAGCACTCGCAGCCCGCTCTTGGTGCGCTGGCCTGGTCACATCCAGCCAGGCTCGGTGGACGATCAGAACTTCGTTTCGGTCGTCGACTTCTTTCCGACCTTCCTCGACGTGACGAAGGCCGCTGTCCCAGAAGGGCTCGACGGGCGTTCGTTCCTGCCGCTGCTCAAAGGGGAAAAACAAAAGGGACGCGAGTACGTCTTCACGCAGATCGACTCCAAGGCTGGCGGAGCCGCCGTGCCGATGCGCTGCGTGCAGAACGAGAACTACGGCTACATCTACAACCCGTTCAGCAACGGCCAGTACTACTATCGCAACAACAACGAAGGGAAGACGATGGCCGCGATGAACGAGGCCGCCAAGAGCGACCCTGCCATTCAAGCCCGCGTTGATCTGTTCCGCTACCGCGTGCCGGAAGAGTTTTATGATTTGAAGAATGACCCGAACTGTTTACATAACCTGATCGACAACCCCGAGTACGCCGCTAAGATCAAAGAGCTGCAAGGGCAACTGGTCGCGCATATGAAAGCGACCGAAGATCCCATGCTGGCGGCGTTTGCCAGTCGCGATGATCGCACGAAGGTGGATGAGGTGCTGACCGCGACCTACGGCAATTGGAAAGCCAAGGGAAAGAAACCTAAAAAGTAAGATTTCGATGAAAATCACCATCGTCGGCACCGGTCGGGTCGGAGCCGCCATCGCGTTCGCGGCCACAATCAATCCCATGGCCAGCGAGTTGCTGCTACTAAATCGTACCCGCGACACGGCCGAAGGGGAGGCAATCGATCTTTCGCATGCGACGGCCACGCAGAACAGCAGCATGCGAATTCGGGCTGGCGATATCACCGATTCGGCTGGATCGGATGTGATCATCTTCACGGCGTCGGTTCCTTACGGTGATCCCCACCGAAAACGATCGGAACTGGCCGGCGATAACCTGGCGATTCTCAAGCACTGGATCCCCTTGCTGGCCGAGGTTAGTCCCGACGCGATCATCATCATGGTCAGCAACCCGGTCGATGCGATGACCTACGCGGCGCTGAAGCTCTCCGGCTTTCCGCCTCATCGGGTGCTGGGGACGGGGACACTGCTCGATAGCGTTCGCTACCGCGCGATGCTGTCGACCGAATTGGAAATCCACGCCGATGATATCCGGGCCTATATCTTGGGCGAACATGGCGACACGCAATTTGC
This genomic interval carries:
- a CDS encoding DUF420 domain-containing protein, which gives rise to MNALSLIAQNAGFLPTRGSIMIDFVAAAMFGIILVLAVSIYLVRYRRMYQVHKWIQIITGVVLLVAVTAFEVDVRFFTDWEALAQPSSFSSGTVHGLLYFHLLFAIPTPLLWIYVIWHGITKFPNPAQPSPYSQTHIFWARLAAIGMLLTAITGWVFYYAAFVA
- a CDS encoding sulfatase family protein produces the protein MKTPLFAILFTILASPLLAADRPNILLFTADDLHAESLGVYGGKPEGLTPNLDAFAAQSMKFNRAHVNAAICAPCRAIIATGRYSHRSGAMGFMPAREDVPDIVTTLQAAGYHAGILGKVGHSTPKKSMKWDYAFDQQDLGNGRNPQIYYERAKTFLKECQDAGKPFYFMVNSHDPHRPYCNPEKLTKGAAMPSKVYTAEDVDVPGFLPDLPGVRAELATYMNSTRRLDDTFGKVMQALEESGQADNTLVLFITDNGIAVPFAKCNAWFHSTRSPLLVRWPGHIQPGSVDDQNFVSVVDFFPTFLDVTKAAVPEGLDGRSFLPLLKGEKQKGREYVFTQIDSKAGGAAVPMRCVQNENYGYIYNPFSNGQYYYRNNNEGKTMAAMNEAAKSDPAIQARVDLFRYRVPEEFYDLKNDPNCLHNLIDNPEYAAKIKELQGQLVAHMKATEDPMLAAFASRDDRTKVDEVLTATYGNWKAKGKKPKK
- the lpxB gene encoding lipid-A-disaccharide synthase codes for the protein MEIFFSVGEPSGDLHGANLIRALKSRRPDIKCVGYGGPKMAEAGCQLHEDLTRWAIMWFLRAILNLHNFIGLMLRANRYFREHKPDAVVLIDYPGFNWWIAGRAKAHGIPVFYYGTPQLWAWAEWRVSKMRRLVDHALCKLPFEEDWYQERDCNATYVGHPYFDELENQVLDTDFVRQQNENSTPLVTLLPGSRSQEVSSNLPVFLETAKKIKAEVSNVRFAIAAFNDKHAALAFEHVLASGVEAEVHVDLTPELIHSATCCLACSGSVSLELLYHEKPSVVHYKISPFAHWVQSHFRKVKYITLVNLLSKNELFYENGYFTYDPDAQGADEVVFPEYLTYRNRSDDMARRIAAWLKEPGSTRKTVEQLRILKQRVVGQGASNRGADYILSHLEGKSIDQNAKAA
- a CDS encoding metal-dependent hydrolase is translated as MALKLIWHGHGTWSLHTADHKILIDPFFSGNPAADIAADAVEADTILLTHGHGDHVGAKGDGTYDIVDIAKRTQAQVVAIYETANWLSAHGIEQVTGMNLGGTLKLPFGSVQMTLALHSNSLPDGTYGGMPAGFVVEAAGRKIYFAGDTALFSDMKLIGDLVLDAAVLPIGDLYTMGIEDSIRAVKLLQPKQVVPGHYNTWPPIEQDATFWASKVRHETNATPHVLEPGQTLEIN
- a CDS encoding lactate/malate dehydrogenase family protein encodes the protein MKITIVGTGRVGAAIAFAATINPMASELLLLNRTRDTAEGEAIDLSHATATQNSSMRIRAGDITDSAGSDVIIFTASVPYGDPHRKRSELAGDNLAILKHWIPLLAEVSPDAIIIMVSNPVDAMTYAALKLSGFPPHRVLGTGTLLDSVRYRAMLSTELEIHADDIRAYILGEHGDTQFAAHSLSMTGGERFYPSDMSRRLFEKTVKIGYEVSQLKGHTSYGIALGTMMILDSIVYDLRHTMPVSVLIEDTFGVNDVCLSLPAVIGRQGVTRVLRPPLSEDEQAAFQRSGEAVGNCIRGMGAIREDQR